A genome region from Panthera uncia isolate 11264 chromosome A3 unlocalized genomic scaffold, Puncia_PCG_1.0 HiC_scaffold_11, whole genome shotgun sequence includes the following:
- the CSE1L gene encoding exportin-2 gives MAMELSDANLQTLTEYLKKTLDPDPAIRRPAEKFLESVEGNQNYPLLLLTLLEKSQDNVIKVCASVTFKNYIKRNWRIVEDEPNKICEADRVAIKANIVHLMLSSPEQIQKQLSDAISIIGREDFPQKWPDLLTEMVNRFQSGDFHVINGVLRTAHSLFKRYRHEFKSNELWTEIKLVLDAFALPLTNLFKATIELCSTHANDASALRILFSSLILISKLFYSLNFQDLPEFFEDNMETWMNNFHTLLTLDNKLLQTDDEEEAGLLELLKSQICDNAALYAQKYDEEFQRYLPRFVTAIWNLLVTTGQEVKYDLLVSNAIQFLASVCERPHYKNLFEDQNTLTSICEKVIVPNMEFRAADEEAFEDNSEEYIRRDLEGSDIDTRRRAACDLVRGLCKFFEGPVTGIFSGYVNSMLQEYAKNPSVNWKHKDAAIYLVTSLASKAQTQKHGITQANELVNLTEFFVNHILPDLKSANVNEFPVLKADGIKYIMIFRNQVPKEHLLVSIPLLINHLQAESIVVHTYAAHALERLFTMRGPNNTTLFTAAEIAPFVEILLTNLFKALTLPGSSENEYIMKAIMRSFSLLQEAIIPYIPTLITQLTQKLLAVSKNPSKPHFNHYMFEAICLSIRITCKANPAAVVNFEEALFLVFTEILQNDVQEFIPYVFQVMSLLLETHKNDIPSSYMALFPHLLQPVLWERTGNIPALVRLLQAFLERGSNTIASAAADKIPGLLGVFQKLIASKANDHQGFYLLNSIIEHMPPESVDQYRKQIFILLFQRLQNSKTTKFIKSFLVFINLYCIKYGALALQEIFDGIQPKMFGMVLEKIIIPEIQKVSGNVEKKICAVGITKLLTECPPMMDTEYTKLWTPLLQSLIGLFELPEDDTIPDEEHFIDIEDTPGYQTAFSQLAFAGKKEHDPVGQMVNNPKIHLAQSLHKLSTACPGRVPSMVSTSLNAEALQYLQGYLQAASVTLL, from the exons CTGAGaagtttcttgaatctgtagaaGGAAATCAGAATTACCCACTGTTGCTTTTAACTTTGCTGGAAAAGTCCCAGGATAATGTTATCAAAGTGTGTGCCTCAGTAACATTCAAGaactatattaaaagaaattggAGAATT GTTGAAGATGAACCGAACAAAATTTGCGAAGCTGACCGTGTAGCTATTAAAGCCAACATAGTGCACTTGATGCTTAGCAGCCCAGAGCAAATTCAGAAGCAG TTAAGTGATGCTATTAGCATTATTGGCAGAGAAGATTTCCCTCAGAAATGGCCTGACTTGTTGACAGAAATGGTGAATCGTTTTCAGAGTGGAGATTTCCATGTTATTAATGGAGTCCTTCGTACAGcacattctttatttaaaag ATATCGCCATGAATTTAAGTCTAATGAGTTATGGACTGAAATTAAACTTGTTCTGGATGCCTTTGCTTTACCTTTGACTAATCTATTTAAG GCCACTATTGAACTCTGCAGTACCCATGCAAATGATGCCTCTGCCCTAAGgatccttttttcttccctgatcCTTATCTCAAAATTGTTCTACAGTTTAAACTTTCAG GATCTCCCTGAGTTTTTTGAAGATAATATGGAAACTTGGATGAACAATTTTCATACCCTCTTGACATTAGATAACAAGCTTCTACAAACTGAT GATGAAGAGGAAGCCGGCTTGTTGGAGCTCTTAAAATCCCAGATCTGTGATAATGCTGCGCTCTATGCACAAAAGTATGATGAGGAATTTCAGCGGTACCTGCCTCGCTTTGTCACAGCCATCTGGAATTTACTGGTTACAACAGGTCAAGAGGTTAAATATGACTTG ttAGTAAGTAATGCAATTCAGTTTCTGGCTTCAGTTTGTGAGAGACCTCACTATAAGAATCTGTTTGAGGACCAGAACACGCTGACAAGTATCTGTGAAAAGGTTATCGTGCCTAACATGGAATTTAGAG CTGCCGATGAAGAAGCCTTTGAAGATAATTCTGAGGAGTACATAAGGAGAGATTTGGAAGGATCTG ATATTGATACTAGACGCAGGGCTGCTTGTGATCTAGTACGAGGATTGTGCAAGTTTTTTGAGGGACCTGTGACAGGAATCTTCTCTGGTTATGTTAATTCCATGCTGCAGGAATATGCAAAAAATCCATCTGTCAACTGGAAACACAAAGATGCAGCCATTTACCTCGTGACATCGTTGGCATCAAAAGCCCAAACACAGAAG caTGGAATTACACAAGCAAATGAACTTGTAAACCTGACTGAGTTCTTTGTGAATCACATTCTCCCCGATTTAAAATCAGCTAAcg tgaatGAATTTCCTGTCCTTAAAGCTGATGGTATCAAATACATAATGATTTTTAGGAATCAA GTACCGAAAGAGCATCTTTTAGTCTCTATTCCTCTCTTGATTAATCACCTTCAGGCTGAAAGCATTGTTGTCCATACTTACGCGGCACATGCACTTGAGAGGCTGTTTACTATGAGAGGACCTAACAACACCACTCT CTTTACAGCCGCAGAAATCGCACCGTTTGTTGAGATTCTGCTAACAAACCTTTTCAAAGCTCTCACACTTCCTGGCTcttcagaaaatgaatatattatgaaAG ctATCATGAGAAGTTTTTCCCTCCTACAAGAAGCCATAATCCCCTACATCCCCACCCTCATCACTCAGCTTACACAGAAGCTATTAGCTGTTAGTAAG AACCCAAGCAAACCTCACTTCAATCACTACATGTTTGAAGCAATATGTTTATCCATAAGAATAACTTGCAAAGCTAACCCTGCTGCTGTTGTAAATTTTGAGGAAGCTTTGTTTCTCGTGTTTactgaaattttacaaaatgatgtTCAAG AATTTATTCCATACGTCTTTCAAGTGATGTCTTTGCTTctggaaacacacaaaaatgacaTCCCATCTTCCTATATGGCCTTATTTCCTCATCTCCTTCAGCCAGTGCTTTGGGAAAGAACAGGAAACATTCCTGCTCTAGTGAGGCTTCTCCAAGCATTCTTAGAACGCGGTTCCAACACCATAGCAAGTGCTGCGGCTGACAAAATT CCTGGGTTATTAGGTGTGTTCCAGAAGCTAATTGCATCCAAAGCCAATGACCACCAAGGTTTTTATCTTCTAAACAGTATAATAGAGCACATGCCTCC TGAGTCGGTTGATCAGTATAGGAAGCAGATCTTCATTCTACTGTTCCAAAGACTTCAGAATTCCAAAACAACAAAGTTTATCAAGA GCTTCTTAGTCTTTATTAATTTGTACTGCATAAAGTATGGCGCGTTGGCACTGCAAGAAATATTTGATGGTATACAACCAAA aatGTTTGGAATGGTTTTGGAAAAAATCATTATTCCTGAAATTCAGAAAGTCTCTGGAAATGTTGAGAAAAAGATTTGTGCAGTTGGCATAACCAAATTACTAACAGAATGTCCCCCAATGATGGACACAGAGTATACCAAGCTATG GACTCCTTTATTACAGTCCCTGATTGGCCTTTTTGAGTTACCTGAAGATGATACCATTCCTGATGAAGAGCATTTTATTGACATAGAAGATACACCAGGGTATCAGACCGCCTTCTCACAACTGGCATTTGCCGGGAAAAAAGAGCACGATCCTGTAGGTCAAATGGTCAATAACCCCAAAATTCACCTGGCACAGTCACTTCACAAGTTGTCTACCGCCTGTCCAGGAAGG GTTCCGTCAATGGTGAGCACCAGCCTCAATGCAGAAGCGCTCCAGTATCTCCAAGGATACCTTCAGGCGGCCAGTGTGACACTGCTTTGA